The following proteins are co-located in the Takifugu flavidus isolate HTHZ2018 chromosome 16, ASM371156v2, whole genome shotgun sequence genome:
- the ptp4a2a gene encoding protein tyrosine phosphatase type IVA 2a isoform X2: MNEQIFLGAKMNRPAPVEITYDCLRFLITHNPTNVQLGKFIEDLKAYGVNTLVRVCAATYDKTPVEQEGIQVLDWPFDDGSAPPDQVVDDWLNLLQMKFRDEPGSCVAVHCVAGLGRAPVLVALALIECGMEYEDAVHFIRQKRRGAFNSKQLLYLENYKPKLCLRSKDANGQLCCIQ, from the exons atgaatgAACAAATCTTTTTGGGTGCAAAGATGAACCGACCAGCGCCAGTGGAGATTACATACGACTGTTTGAGATTCCTCATCACACATAATCCCACAAATGTACAGCTGGGGAAGTTTATAGAG GATCTTAAGGCCTATGGAGTGAACACGTTGGTCAGGGTGTGCGCTGCTACCTATGACAAGACGCCAGTGGAACAAGAAGGAATACAAGTCCTG gacTGGCCCTTCGACGATGGCTCCGCTCCACCGGACCAGGTGGTTGATGACtggctgaacctgctgcagatgaAGTTTCGAGATGAGCCCGGCAGCTGCGTGGCCGTGCACTGTGTTGCTGGACTCGGACG AGCTCCTGTGTTGGTGGCTCTGGCTCTAATCGAGTGTGGGATGGAATATGAGGATGCGGTACACTTCATAAGACA GAAACGTCGTGGAGCCTTCAACTCTAAGCAGCTGCTTTACCTGGAAAACTACAAACCTAAACTCTGTCTTCGCTCCAAAGATGCAAACGGACAGCTCTGCTGTATACAGTAG
- the ptp4a2a gene encoding protein tyrosine phosphatase type IVA 2a isoform X1, translating to MKTSQPSDLHLLFGMNRPAPVEITYDCLRFLITHNPTNVQLGKFIEDLKAYGVNTLVRVCAATYDKTPVEQEGIQVLDWPFDDGSAPPDQVVDDWLNLLQMKFRDEPGSCVAVHCVAGLGRAPVLVALALIECGMEYEDAVHFIRQKRRGAFNSKQLLYLENYKPKLCLRSKDANGQLCCIQ from the exons ATGAAGACGAGCCAACCGTCAGACTTGCATCTGCTCTTCGGA ATGAACCGACCAGCGCCAGTGGAGATTACATACGACTGTTTGAGATTCCTCATCACACATAATCCCACAAATGTACAGCTGGGGAAGTTTATAGAG GATCTTAAGGCCTATGGAGTGAACACGTTGGTCAGGGTGTGCGCTGCTACCTATGACAAGACGCCAGTGGAACAAGAAGGAATACAAGTCCTG gacTGGCCCTTCGACGATGGCTCCGCTCCACCGGACCAGGTGGTTGATGACtggctgaacctgctgcagatgaAGTTTCGAGATGAGCCCGGCAGCTGCGTGGCCGTGCACTGTGTTGCTGGACTCGGACG AGCTCCTGTGTTGGTGGCTCTGGCTCTAATCGAGTGTGGGATGGAATATGAGGATGCGGTACACTTCATAAGACA GAAACGTCGTGGAGCCTTCAACTCTAAGCAGCTGCTTTACCTGGAAAACTACAAACCTAAACTCTGTCTTCGCTCCAAAGATGCAAACGGACAGCTCTGCTGTATACAGTAG
- the ptp4a2a gene encoding protein tyrosine phosphatase type IVA 2a isoform X3 encodes MNRPAPVEITYDCLRFLITHNPTNVQLGKFIEDLKAYGVNTLVRVCAATYDKTPVEQEGIQVLDWPFDDGSAPPDQVVDDWLNLLQMKFRDEPGSCVAVHCVAGLGRAPVLVALALIECGMEYEDAVHFIRQKRRGAFNSKQLLYLENYKPKLCLRSKDANGQLCCIQ; translated from the exons ATGAACCGACCAGCGCCAGTGGAGATTACATACGACTGTTTGAGATTCCTCATCACACATAATCCCACAAATGTACAGCTGGGGAAGTTTATAGAG GATCTTAAGGCCTATGGAGTGAACACGTTGGTCAGGGTGTGCGCTGCTACCTATGACAAGACGCCAGTGGAACAAGAAGGAATACAAGTCCTG gacTGGCCCTTCGACGATGGCTCCGCTCCACCGGACCAGGTGGTTGATGACtggctgaacctgctgcagatgaAGTTTCGAGATGAGCCCGGCAGCTGCGTGGCCGTGCACTGTGTTGCTGGACTCGGACG AGCTCCTGTGTTGGTGGCTCTGGCTCTAATCGAGTGTGGGATGGAATATGAGGATGCGGTACACTTCATAAGACA GAAACGTCGTGGAGCCTTCAACTCTAAGCAGCTGCTTTACCTGGAAAACTACAAACCTAAACTCTGTCTTCGCTCCAAAGATGCAAACGGACAGCTCTGCTGTATACAGTAG